Proteins encoded within one genomic window of Gigantopelta aegis isolate Gae_Host chromosome 2, Gae_host_genome, whole genome shotgun sequence:
- the LOC121378683 gene encoding very-long-chain (3R)-3-hydroxyacyl-CoA dehydratase-like, whose amino-acid sequence MADTLSPFVLWGQKSDYVTLKVELREVMDEDVDLTDEKIKFTAQGVGVKGNNKYSFEIDFYLPVDPEKSKYRVTPTGVEIRVEKGAKGEVWPRLTEKPIKLPWLKIDFDKVMLEDDSEEEHDDGSLRNQQEEMLNRIENDLMKDPESAPLDYKRLYLFLYNMFQFVGYSYIVFVLQYRFYKYGEDDKHTAFETVGSQVMVCQFVAVMEIVHPLLGLVKSGFFAPFAQVFGRNFILFVLLLNEPRLHTAPAVWYLFVVWCAVEMVRYPYYMLNTLGKEIDFITWLRYTVWIPLYPLGFLLEGTIVIMSIPLFTQTEKLSVHLPNSTNFAFYFPWLLHGYLALLAIAAYKMMNYMYLQRKKKLGIGERKKTK is encoded by the exons ATGGCTGACACATTAAGTCCGTTTGTGCTTTGGGGGCAAAAAAGTGACTATGTAACCCTAAAAGTAGAATTGAGAGAAGTGATG GATGAAGATGTTGATCTTACAGacgaaaaaattaaatttacagcTCAAGGAGTGGGGGTGAAAGGCAATAACAAATACAGCTTTGAAATCGACTTCTATTTGCCTGTTGATCCAGAG AAGAGCAAGTACCGCGTGACTCCGACTGGTGTTGAAATCCGAGTTGAGAAGGGAGCTAAGGGCGAGGTTTGGCCGCGACTGACGGAAAAACCGATCAAACTGCCGTGGCTGAAGATCGACTTCGACAAGGTTATGTTGGAGGATGACTCTGAAGAAGAACACGATGACGGATCACTCAGAAAT CAACAAGAAGAAATGCTCAATAGGATAGAAAACGATTTGATGAAGGATCCAGAATCAG CACCACTAGACTACAAGCGGCTGTACCTGTTTCTCTACAACATGTTCCAGTTTGTTGGCTATTCATACATAGTCTTTGTTCTGCAGTACCGCTTTTACAAATATGGTGAAG ACGACAAACACACAGCGTTTGAGACGGTGGGCTCCCAGGTGATGGTGTGTCAGTTTGTAGCCGTGATGGAAATTGTTCATCCTCTACTCGGACTAGTAAAATCAGGTTTCTTCGCACCATTCGCTCAG GTGTTTGGTAGAAACTTTATACTCTTTGTTCTGCTTCTCAACGAGCCCAGACTGCACACCGCCCCAGCCGTGtggtatttgtttgttgtttggtgtGCTGTGGAAATGGTTAG ATATCCATATTACATGTTGAACACGCTAGGAAAAGAAATAGATTTTATCACCTGGTTGAGGTATACAGTGTGGATTCCACTTTATCCGTTGGGTTTTCTCCTAGAag gCACCATCGTTATCATGTCTATTCCTCTGTTCACACAGACAGAGAAATTGTCAGTGCATTTGCCAAACTCAACTAATTTTGCATTCTACTTCCCCTGGTTGCTTCATGGATATCTTGCATTACTAGCAATTG cGGCATACAAAATGATGaactatatgtatttacaaagaaagaagaagCTAGGAATCGGAGagaggaagaaaacaaaatag